One region of Oryza glaberrima chromosome 7, OglaRS2, whole genome shotgun sequence genomic DNA includes:
- the LOC127780772 gene encoding disease resistance protein Pik-2-like → MESAVASYAEGVGKAIVGKIGQLVSDEFRLLSGVRGEIVYLRDDVAIMNALLRMLSEADEGTVVHFVREWMKQVRELAYDAEDCIDLFLLRISFAPPRAGALGRAWRRLVTIGPRHRLAVDIQNLHARALAISERRVRYEVDGQALRPSVWFVPAATAATMSSAAHTLRLHPANEYPSKFLGIGDQVQRLSDLVKSNRLTSDNNEPDVSLKVFSIVGFGGLGKTTLAMEVCRNLEEEFPCQAMVSVSQAFDSRKDLSGLLKRMLQQIVRVRRDLQLQEEKPLANIDDGDADWLAMKLREHLADRRYLIVIDDVWTISSWEAILTRIPDNKCSSRIIVTTRIEHVARACSPASPGEEYIHRIKPLGSEDAKELFVNRVFGPQKDCPEQFEEIMYKILTKCSGLPLAIVCIASLLGSYTSPGGVEVWTRVCNSTGSLMENNPTLDGMRQILTLSYNHLPHHLKACMMYLSTFPEDYAISRGRLVQKWMAEGLVPEMRGLTSAEVAEAYFDELLSRNMTTAVSYSNDGRPDSCSVHDMMLEVIVSKALESNFVSLVGGQCGSMPYGSVRRLSIQNDDIGSGIDNTNLRHVRSLTVFRPEGHRKLLDRLAEFSLLRMLDLEGCKDLRNKHMKHICRLFLLKFLSLSNTDITKLPSQINKLQHLQTLWLYDTLLDKVPKSLVDLENLKQVGFSNRQDWRKLLRLPQHISKMKAIEELTRFELLSEDAQLAMEIGDLVHLRFLNVVLNCFECSDGQLLTELAKSIGRCSLYELKVEDMEPDSNNMNFLLNLPSPPKLLRYLCIGGNIDRIPSWVKSLTHLVHVEFWWIYLPSDEIYGALYKLPSLTKISLDRWCCSEDELVARTDFKFPLLKVLSFVPDEGTPQVVRFEEGTMPKLETLVMYFHDEKRSLEGVEHLTSLKDVRVRGSRDNHEMGTAVIQLKEENARRHSSNQFKVIVEYE, encoded by the exons ATGGAGAGCGCGGTGGCGAGCTACGCGGAGGGCGTGGGGAAAGCCATTGTGGGGAAGATTGGGCAGCTGGTGAGTGACGAGTTCCGGCTACTCAGCGGCGTCCGCGGTGAGATCGTGTACCTCAGGGACGATGTGGCCATCATGAATGCCCTCCTCCGCATGCTCTCCGAGGCGGACGAGGGTACCGTCGTCCACTTCGTCCGGGAGTGGATGAAGCAGGTGCGCGAGCTCGCCTACGACGCCGAGGACTGCATCGACCTCTTCTTGCTCCGCATCAGCTtcgccccgccgcgcgccggtgCGCTCGGCCGCGCCTGGCGGCGGCTCGTCACGATTGGCCCGCggcaccgcctcgccgtcgacatCCAGAACCTTCACGCCCGTGCCCTCGCCATCAGCGAGCGGCGCGTGCGTTACGAAGTCGACGGCCAGGCACTGCGCCCCTCCGTGTGGTTCGTccctgccgccaccgcggcgacgATGTCCTCCGCCGCGCACAcgctccgcctccaccccgCGAACGAATACCCTAGCAAGTTCTTGGGCATCGGCGACCAGGTGCAGCGTTTGTCCGATCTGGTGAAATCGAATAGGCTGACGAGTGACAACAATGAGCCCGACGTTAGTCTCAAGGTGTTCTCCATCGTGGGGTTCGGTGGTCTCGGGAAGACGACGCTTGCCATGGAGGTTTGCCGGAACCTGGAGGAGGAGTTCCCATGCCAGGCAATGGTGTCGGTGTCTCAGGCGTTCGACTCCAGAAAGGACCTCAGTGGATTGCTTAAGCGCATGCTGCAGCAGATCGTGAGGGTTCGAAGGGACCTGCAACTGCAAGAAGAGAAGCCATTGGCTAacatcgacgacggcgatgccGACTGGCTAGCGATGAAGCTCAGAGAGCATCTCGCAGACAGGAG GTACCTCATTGTGATTGACGATGTATGGACCATATCATCTTGGGAGGCAATACTAACAAGAATACCAGATAACAAATGCAGTAGCAGAATAATTGTGACCACTCGGATAGAGCATGTTGCGAGGGCATGCAGCCCAGCTAGCCCTGGGGAAGAGTACATCCATCGAATTAAACCCCTTGGATCCGAAGACGCGAAGGAATTGTTTGTTAACAGGGTATTTGGCCCTCAGAAAGATTGCCCGGAGCAGTTTGAAGAAATAATGTACAAGATACTAACAAAATGCAGTGGACTACCGTTGGCTATTGTCTGCATTGCCAGCCTTCTGGGGAGCTATACGTCACCGGGAGGAGTAGAGGTGTGGACGAGAGTTTGCAACTCAACTGGCTCTCTCATGGAGAACAATCCCACATTGGACGGCATGAGACAGATACTAACACTCAGCTACAACCACCTACCTCATCATCTCAAGGCTTGCATGATGTATCTCAGCACTTTCCCAGAGGACTATGCAATTAGCAGAGGTCGTCTGGTCCAAAAATGGATGGCTGAAGGATTGGTCCCCGAGATGCGGGGGCTAACTTCCGCTGAGGTAGCAGAAGCCTACTTTGATGAGCTGCTGAGTAGAAATATGACAACAGCAGTCTCGTATTCAAATGATGGGAGGCCAGATAGTTGCAGTGTGCATGACATGATGCTTGAGGTTATTGTGTCCAAGGCTCTAGAGTCCAACTTTGTCAGCTTGGTAGGAGGTCAATGTGGAAGCATGCCGTATGGCAGTGTTCGTCGTCTGTCCATCCAAAACGATGACATAGGGTCTGGGATCGACAATACAAACTTGAGGCATGTCCGGTCACTGACTGTTTTTCGTCCCGAGGGTCATCGAAAGTTGTTGGATAGATTAGCGGAGTTCTCTCTACTAAGGATGCTTGATCTAGAAGGTTGCAAGGACTTGCGGAACAAGCATATGAAGCACATCTGCCGGTTGTTCCTACTCAAATTCCTGTCTTTGAGTAACACAGATATCACAAAATTGCCAAGTCAGATAAACAAGCTGCAACATTTGCAGACACTTTGGTTATATGACACATTGCTTGACAAGGTCCCAAAATCCTTGGTTGATCTAGAGAATCTTAAACAAGTGGGTTTCTCAAACCGACAAGACTGGAGGAAACTCCTGAGGCTACCCCAACACATTAGTAAAATGAAGGCCATAGAAGAGTTAACTAGGTTCGAACTCTTAAGTGAGGATGCTCAACTTGCCATGGAGATTGGCGACCTTGTACACCTACGATTTCTCAATGTCGTCCTCAATTGCTTTGAGTGCTCTGATGGGCAGCTTCTCACCGAGCTCGCAAAATCCATAGGAAGGTGCTCCCTCTATGAATTGAAAGTGGAGGACATGGAGCCTGATTCAAACAACATGAACTTTCTCCTCAACCTCCCCTCACCACCAAAGTTACTCCGATACCTCTGCATCGGTGGCAACATTGACAGAATCCCAAGTTGGGTGAAGTCACTCACTCACCTTGTCCATGTAGAGTTTTGGTGGATATACCTTCCCAGCGACGAAATATACGGTGCCCTATACAAGCTGCCTAGCCTGACAAAGATCAGCTTGGATAGGTGGTGCTGCAGCGAAGATGAGCTGGTGGCGCGCACCGACTTCAAGTTCCCGCTGCTCAAGGTGCTGTCCTTTGTTCCAGATGAAGGTACGCCACAAGTAGTCCGGTTTGAGGAAGGAACCATGCCAAAGCTGGAGACCCTGGTCATGTATTTCCATGACGAGAAAAGGTCCCTTGAAGGTGTTGAGCACTTGACCAGCCTTAAGGATGTTCGGGTCCGTGGTTCCAGGGATAACCATGAAATGGGAACGGCAGTGATCCAGCTGAAGGAGGAGAACGCGAGACGCCACAGCTCAAATCAGTTCAAAGTTATAGTGGAGTACGAGTGA